A segment of the Lycium ferocissimum isolate CSIRO_LF1 chromosome 10, AGI_CSIRO_Lferr_CH_V1, whole genome shotgun sequence genome:
TGTGGTGCAGTGGCTGGTATTACTCCGTTGTTAACCAAGAGGTCTTGAATTCGAGCCTCCTTGGATTCGAAGTCACCCTTGTTAGGGAGTGCTTAGCCCCCCAATGTGGGACTATCCGATACGAATCCGGATTAGTCGGGCTCCAGTGCGCGTACCGGACACCGGatgagaaacaaaaaagaaaaagtgaaaatagtcaTCAAACTTTAATTTGACTCAATAGTCAAAGATTACTTTAATCCAATAATAATGCAGAATCTAATCAAATTAGGAAAGCTGGTTATAGCCATTGGGGTTGTAACCTTTGGTAATTTAACCAATGCAAATGAAAGTAATCTTAATTTGGTTGCAGTAAATTACATGTCTTCTTGGAAACAAATCCACTTCCAAGGGTCATTATTACTTATTTACAATAGCTCATAAAGcaagaataaaattaattcccaACGGCTAATCTGAAAAAAATGGAAAGCTATTTATTGCCTCGGAATGAAGTAAAGTATTAACTTTATTTTGCTCTTTAAAGCCCAACCAAATTGGACCATAAATCAATAATACCGAATGAGAAAAATAAGACCGTTCGGATGGTGAGAATTGATTGCatataattttaattgatttaagtTATACACATAATGTAAAAATATTCTACACTAGTAATATGATTTAATGAGTTATAAtatgttatttattatttttaaggtcttctttaatgatttaaagaaaattggctgaagtttttttcttaaactagTCTAATTGTGTAAATAATTTTTGCTCATCAATAAATATTTACTGTTTGCAACTTTATTAGCATACCCAACCAAAATTGGATTTTTAGTGGAAAGAAAAGTTGGTTTGAAGAGAAATTAGATCTCTTGTTTATTTCGAATTTAAtgacatatatcatgtcatctGAATTTCACAATCTAAATGTCTATGTCCAAACAATCCTTAAAACGCACACAACGTTTAGTACCTACTAAATCTTAGTTAAAGCGAAGTAAAATTGTTCCAAAATTCCAAGTAAGACCGAGTCGACTagtttaaataaatataaatttcatTACTCCAAGTATCTATAAATATTGTATTCTTTTGTTTTCACATTGGTTTTATCTTGAACGTAATGTCAAATGAGTTTAAACTAAAACTTTGTATCAAACTTAATCACAAGCTCAAGTTAGAGGAATCAAAAACATCATACTTGGATCAGatatttaaaccaattttttaaTACATTTAGTTTAATTGAAAAAGTTAGTTGTCTAAAACAGATAACTTATTCTTTGTGATTAtgtgtcaacaacaacaacataaaatGTAATTTCAATAAAGTGATGCTATAGAAGGTAGAAGtaaccttacccctatcttcgAAGAGAGAGAGCATTGTCCCAGAATCCTACTAATGTTAATTTTAAAACGAATACGAAAAAGAGATAACAGAAGAAAGGCAAAATAATTATGTGTCGATTAACGATTAAAAATATCCGTACAGTGTCTACAATATAATGCACTTTTACGCTCTTTGCCATATTAAAATGTAGGGATAAACGATAACAAATAATCAAGTCTATCGAAAtaattagtaggcgtttggacatgcaatttaaaatcatgagatgaaatcagcttTTTCAATTTAGACAGAATAAATTTAGACCATTTTAAATTTAGACCGAATAAAAAAGTTTAGGGCTGTTTTCAAGCATTTGAATTTTTACCATTATATTATTCAACGAAATCACTAGACTGAGTCGTGATGCGAGTTGAACTCGAGAAGAAGACAAAAATACAACGTAATCACACACCAGTCCACCCCACTCTTATCATAGCAACCAAAAAGAACTGATATCACACGCAtcctcatcatcataatcaattcatcatctcttCTCTATTTCTCTTTTGCACACACGAATTTTGTTTAAACCCTTTCATTTACCCCCCCAACCTTCTCTTCGCTAAATAAATAAATCCCCATTTCCCAAAAGCTAAAGCAAATatgttctctctttttcttctttgattcACTTACTTTTTCGTCCTTTGGTCTTTACTGAAATAGGAAAAAAGAACATGTTTACTGTATCAAGTTTGAATCTTACAACTTGATtactttaataataataaaaaaggcATAATATCTAATTTGTTACCCTCTTTTGTTTCCTATGTCTGTCCCTCCTATCTATGGTCACTAAAAAGTCTGCGGgataaggaaagaaaataaatactcttactcttattattattattattatatacacCCACTAATAACCTCatttctagagagagaaacaagTTGAACTGGTCTAGTGTGAGAAAAGAGTATTCGCTCTCTctatttttgttaatatggaTAATAAAAGCTGTAATTCTTCTGGTGGTGAAGGTGGTGATTCCACTGCTACTACTGCTACAAGTAGTAATAGTAATAGCAGTGGTAACAGAGACATGTATCTCAAACACCTCAACAAAATCTCCCACAAGATCTCTAAACCCATCAGAAACAACAAACCCCCTCTCTTCGACAACCCCCACGCGCCGCCGCAGAATCAACACGTGCCTCCGCCACTTCCTCCTCAGCCGCAGCAACAGCCACCGGTgtacaacataaacaagagtGATTTTCGCGATGTTGTGCAGAAACTAACAGGTTCACCTGCACATGAAAGGATATCAACTCCACCACCTATACAACAACCGAAAGCACCAAGCTCACGGTTACAGAGGATCCGTCCACCACCACTCGCTCAAATCACCAACCGTCCACCTCCGTTCGTAAACAACAACGCCGTTAATAATAACGCCGTTCAGCCGTTATCTCCGTTACCGCCGTTTCCGTCAGTACACGCGTCAGCAGAATCGCCGATCTCAGCTTACATGAGGTTTCTGCAAAGTTCTACTGGATTATCACCGTTAGCTCCACGGTGGAACAACTTTGTTCACGCGCCACCTCAGCAACCACCGTTTCCGCCACCTCAGCAGCATCAACAGAATATTCCTCCACTGCCACAAACGGCGCCGTTTCCGTCTTTTCCGTCATCGCCGTTACCGTTTGGGTGTTTACCGTCACCGAAATCGCCGTACGGTTTGTTGTCTCCAAGTCTGTTACTTTCACCGTCAGGTCAACTAGGGTTTCAACAGTTACCTTTGTCACCGACACTACCAGTGGCAAGTCCCAAGTGGAAGGGTATTTGAGGAATTTCTCatagaaacattaaagaaaagaaaaaggtaaggagtttttaaaaaatctattttttatttttatttttatgatagGATTATAGTTGGCTTATAATTTGTACATGTATATTTTGGGGGGAATTATTGGATTATATTCAAGAGTAGAGTCTTTTATGCCCAAATATTATGATGTAGCTATCAAATGGTTAGTTTGGGGTTTGTTTTGTACATGAATGTTAAAGACAATTAAGAGagaaattttttgtttgttcATTCAGCTATATGTTCTTATTATCTTCATGGAGAAAATTGTAGAATACTGATTCTTTGTGATCTGCTGCTACTTACTTTAATCTGTAAGTTCCGTTGATTTAGAATGTTTTTGGTTGTACTAAGAGAGTTGTTTCATTGTATGTACTTGCTGATGGGTTCTATCAAATGTATTTTCTTTCCGCTGCCAGGGCATCTTTAATTGGATATTTGGTAAATTTTGGCCATATCATATGCTTTGACTtaactttctttttctcaaCTATTGCTCTTTTGTTAAATTGTGttgaaagaacaaataaaggaaGTGTCACAATGGGCGGGGAATGAAGTGGGTAAAAATCATGGGAGCCTGGAGTTCAAGTCTCGACAAGACAATAAATGCTAGGTCTtgtttccaatttctttttttgatgaGATTTGTTTCCAATTTCTAAGCTTTGGTTGGTTGGTTGGTAGGTTTACTCGTTGCCTATGCTAGTCGAAGATATTAGATACCAGTTTAATAGCTATGGTGTGTTCAACTGGTTCTAACACCACTCTtatcaaaaagaagaaagaagggagGGGAGCGTATTCTTCTTATAGAGTAATAAGTTTAGATTGTGCATTTGCTTTTGTGCCATTTCTAGTTTGTACTTTCTCTTTATTGAGGTATTTCAGTCAGATACTTCAAAAGCTATGCATTTTTTGAGAATCCGACACGGATGCGGCAATATTTTTGAGGGTCCAAATAACATAAGCTTGTAAAGTCTTGAAGAGCATGACTATTGCATTTTCAACTTATAAGGGTGTGGAGGAATTGAGGCCTTATTTCTAGTGTTTGTGAGTTTGTCACTAGCATTGTTCACGGAATTGGCCCTTTTTGTTCTTGGATTGCTTTAGATTCTTAAGTATTGTGGTTGCTGTAAAATGGTGGTTAGTGAAGCCATACACACAGATAATCTCTGTTTACTGGTTGTCCCCCAACACACTGTGGGTCTCGATTATCCTGACATGGAGTTTGAAGTTGATAGTGATGTTGCAGCATAGGATAGACTGTAGATTTATGAATCTGCTAACGGATTGCTCCTTTTGTTTAGTTCAATTTATGTTACTCCAAAGGGAAAATTATACTTGATGAGCATGGACATATAAACTGTCTGCCAGTTGTACATAGTGGCAGGATTTTTACCTAGGAGGTTCATCTTTTTTTATATACACAAGCAAAAAATTGACTTTATATATACAGTGTGATTTTCTGACCATGGAACTCAGATGAACCCTCTTTATGGGAACCTCCTGTCCTCCCCCCACCTCTCTGGCTTGCCCCTAGTTGTACATGGTTTGGAAAGTGGAAGCCACTTAGAGATAGTTCCTAGTTTGTGGTTTGAAGTGCAATGGTGAATTCTGTTGATCAACATTAGATGTCTTAACCAGAAATGTTGTTTTGAAGTCGCTAACGTctttaattaaaaagataaagGTAAAGTGTGTGACTGACGTGGGGAGCTTGTGTGATTTGTATTTCTTTTGGTTCATGATTTTATGAAAAGAGTACAATATGTGGACCAGTGTGTTCCTAGTTCCTGCTCTATTAATTTTGAACCTCTTTTGACTGGTTGATTTCAAGAACCTTCTTTTAGcttttattttatgtgtggtTGGAGACACTGCAGTGGGGCTATTCAGATGGTCTATTTTCGCTCAAGGTTGTAACTTCCATGTAACCTTATGAATCAATTACTATCTGCTTTACGCAGAGCAACCACATCCAAACACCACTTTTTAAGTAGTGATGATAAACTTTGTCCCGATCTCGCAGTATGTGTTTATGGAAGAAATATCATGAGCTCAGCTGTGTTAATTTGAAACGAGTTTAAATGGAGCGAAATGGATAGTGAGCATTCTATATAAGCCACTACCGATTTGTTTGAGATCGAGACATAATCGTTTTGTTCCAGCTATGTTGGAACATAGTTCTTTTCAGCCATGGTGCATTGATTGGTAGTATCGACTGAACGTGTAGAGATTGATCGGGGATTTAAGAGACAGCCTGTCTACGAGTTTGACAGAGCCCAATAGCTTTGACGTGAACTTTGTATTTGTGTGTTTGAAAGTTTATTTATGATGCATCAATAAGTTATCCAGAACCTAGTAAGTTGTATTTTCTAGAATTCAAAACCTAAACGACAACATACCTAGTATAATTCACAAAATGATGCgaggagggtaggatgtacacaTACCTAACCCCTAGAGGTTGTTTCCTACAAACTCTCGGATTAAAAGAAAAGTTTTCAAAGCAGGGTTGCAAGAAAAATATGACAGCAAGATTATAAAATACAAAGTAAATGAAGCAAtgaaggacaagaaactacGCCTCTGCTGGTGGGCAGGTCCCTCCCTTGCCTCCTATTAAACCATTTAGTTTTTCCAAGCTATTCCAATAGCATCTTAGTTTTGGCCTGAAGCAAATAATACAAGGAATTAACTTTATTATGGAAATTAGTCCCATATAGGGACGTTGTGACGCACACAATGTATGCCAGGGAGGAATCTTCATATGCTGCAGATGGAAGAATGCAAGTGGAAAAAACAATATCCTCAACCAAAGCGCCTGTAGTTGAAACAGGGATACCATATATGCCAATCATCATTAGCTTAGACtgcttttgttgttgttgccaTCACATTTCCCCCTTTTCTGCCTTTATTGGGTCCGTCCTTTGATTCTTTTGTCAAAACAAGTATATTGACTGAGGCACCATTCTCCAAGTTCTCATGTGGGATGAGAAAAGAAACGAGAAGAACACTTTTGTTATGGGATTTTCCAAGGAAATAATACATAATTTCTTCTATATACGTGTCctgaattttgaaattgaacTATCATAAAGTGCAACCGTTATATCCTCATGTTCCATATGACACAGAAAATGTCAATTACTTTCTGAGGTG
Coding sequences within it:
- the LOC132033696 gene encoding VQ motif-containing protein 9: MDNKSCNSSGGEGGDSTATTATSSNSNSSGNRDMYLKHLNKISHKISKPIRNNKPPLFDNPHAPPQNQHVPPPLPPQPQQQPPVYNINKSDFRDVVQKLTGSPAHERISTPPPIQQPKAPSSRLQRIRPPPLAQITNRPPPFVNNNAVNNNAVQPLSPLPPFPSVHASAESPISAYMRFLQSSTGLSPLAPRWNNFVHAPPQQPPFPPPQQHQQNIPPLPQTAPFPSFPSSPLPFGCLPSPKSPYGLLSPSLLLSPSGQLGFQQLPLSPTLPVASPKWKGI